From the genome of Halomonas sp. I5-271120, one region includes:
- the pdxA gene encoding 4-hydroxythreonine-4-phosphate dehydrogenase PdxA, whose translation MNPPVLALTTGEPAGIGPELAVMLAAEGIAGVAPDADPGAAPDFTIVAVGDPSLLEARAQQLGLGVTVRVLGSGESPPAPCSGVLPVWPVALKAPCRAGELDPANGAYVLETLDLAVAACREGRAQGMVTAPLHKGVIIDGGQAGFTGHTEYLRDACGVEEVVMMLATDQALHGQLDGPARCALRVALATTHLPLREVADAITAEGLSRVLRILDADLKRYFGLAAPRLKVCGLNPHAGEDGHLGREELETITPALERLATEGLDVRGPYPADTLFTPRHLDDADAVLAMYHDQGLAVLKYAGFGRAANITLGLPLVRTSVDHGTALDLAGRGVADTGSLRVAMNLAAEMAACDTLS comes from the coding sequence ATGAACCCGCCGGTACTGGCGCTGACCACCGGCGAACCCGCCGGCATCGGCCCGGAACTGGCGGTGATGCTGGCCGCCGAGGGCATCGCGGGTGTGGCGCCTGATGCAGACCCTGGCGCCGCTCCGGATTTCACCATCGTGGCGGTGGGGGACCCTTCGCTGCTCGAGGCGCGGGCGCAACAGCTGGGGCTGGGCGTGACGGTGCGGGTGCTGGGGTCGGGCGAGTCGCCGCCGGCGCCATGCTCCGGCGTGCTGCCGGTGTGGCCGGTGGCCCTCAAGGCGCCGTGTCGTGCCGGCGAACTCGATCCCGCTAACGGTGCCTATGTACTCGAAACGCTGGACCTGGCCGTCGCCGCCTGTCGTGAGGGCCGGGCTCAGGGCATGGTCACCGCGCCCTTGCACAAGGGCGTGATCATCGACGGCGGCCAGGCCGGCTTCACCGGCCATACCGAGTACCTGCGCGATGCCTGCGGGGTCGAGGAAGTGGTAATGATGCTCGCCACCGACCAGGCGCTCCACGGCCAGCTCGATGGTCCGGCGCGCTGCGCCCTGCGGGTGGCACTGGCCACGACGCATCTGCCGCTGCGCGAGGTAGCCGATGCCATCACCGCCGAGGGGCTGAGTCGAGTGCTGCGCATCCTCGATGCCGATCTGAAGCGCTATTTTGGCCTCGCCGCACCGCGCCTCAAGGTCTGTGGGTTGAATCCCCATGCCGGCGAGGACGGTCATCTGGGGCGCGAGGAACTCGAGACCATTACCCCAGCGCTTGAGCGCCTGGCAACCGAAGGGCTCGACGTGCGTGGTCCCTATCCCGCCGATACCCTCTTCACCCCGCGACATCTCGATGACGCCGATGCGGTGCTGGCGATGTATCATGACCAGGGACTCGCCGTGCTCAAGTACGCAGGCTTCGGTCGCGCCGCCAACATCACCCTGGGCCTGCCGCTGGTGCGCACCTCGGTGGATCACGGTACGGCTCTGGATCTTGCCGGTCGCGGCGTCGCCGACACTGGCAGCCTGCGCGTCGCCATGAACCTGGCGGCTGAAATGGCCGCGTGCGACACCCTGTCCTAG
- a CDS encoding peptidylprolyl isomerase, translating to MRSRLIAPLAMALMMALPLGVAPLTATAQQLKPLDHIVAVVNEGAIMYSELESRVARARDQLSKRGVTPPSNAALEQQVLDRMIVEEVQLQMARDANLSVDDTELNRTVRGIAENNGMSLEQFADSLEADGLTLAAVREDVRRELLMRQLQQRRVASRVTVSEREVDRYLEQQGANDDVRYRLSHIMIALPQSPSQAQIDDARAKIEGLRRQLENGADFASLAAAESDGGQALNGGDLGWRAGAEIPSIFTDAVPSLDVGEVSAPIRSPSGFHLVKLADREGGQGRNLTQRDQVRQTLFQRKANDEMEVWLQEIRAGAYIDNRLNESSAS from the coding sequence ATGCGCAGTCGACTGATCGCCCCGCTGGCCATGGCCCTGATGATGGCCCTGCCCTTGGGCGTGGCCCCGCTGACGGCAACGGCCCAGCAGTTAAAGCCGCTCGATCACATCGTGGCAGTCGTCAACGAGGGCGCGATCATGTACAGCGAGCTCGAGAGCCGAGTCGCCCGGGCACGTGACCAGCTGTCCAAGCGCGGCGTCACACCGCCAAGCAATGCGGCTCTCGAGCAGCAGGTGCTGGATCGTATGATCGTCGAGGAAGTCCAGCTGCAGATGGCCCGTGATGCCAACCTGAGCGTCGACGACACCGAGCTTAATCGCACGGTGCGTGGCATCGCCGAGAACAACGGCATGAGCCTCGAGCAGTTCGCCGATAGCCTCGAGGCCGATGGCCTGACGCTGGCTGCAGTGCGCGAGGACGTGCGCCGCGAGCTCTTGATGCGCCAGCTTCAGCAGCGCCGGGTCGCCAGTCGGGTCACCGTCAGCGAGCGCGAGGTGGATCGCTATCTGGAGCAGCAGGGCGCCAACGACGACGTGCGCTATCGCCTGTCGCACATCATGATCGCACTGCCCCAGTCGCCCAGCCAGGCGCAGATCGACGATGCCCGCGCCAAGATTGAGGGCTTGCGTCGCCAGCTTGAGAACGGCGCCGACTTTGCCAGTCTGGCGGCCGCCGAGTCCGATGGTGGCCAGGCGCTCAACGGCGGTGATCTGGGCTGGCGCGCGGGTGCCGAGATACCCAGCATCTTCACCGACGCGGTGCCGTCGCTGGATGTGGGTGAGGTCTCTGCGCCGATCAGAAGCCCCAGCGGCTTCCACCTGGTCAAGCTCGCCGACCGCGAAGGCGGCCAGGGTCGCAACCTGACCCAGCGCGACCAGGTCCGCCAGACCCTCTTTCAGCGCAAGGCCAATGACGAGATGGAGGTCTGGCTGCAGGAGATTCGCGCCGGTGCCTACATCGACAATCGCCTGAATGAGTCCAGCGCATCATGA
- a CDS encoding LPS-assembly protein LptD has product MGKRLYWTALAGLTAVAGGNALAAPPAPLPAEQLDWQPWGDDAPSDALCRGHYVMPAYRLPAADTPGDIRSSSDRARYGEDGSVSLAGEVLLRRGNSQVEAPAVRVGPARERAQVTGPLALRDQGLLVRGDAAEVALQSDAASVDGAHYVAHEARLRGDAQRLARLEDGRYQLTDASFTTCEPGSQAWRLVGNDIMLDREKGYGTATHARLEVQDVPVFYWPWVRFPIDDRRQSGFLWPVISASGDGLDYSQPYYFNLAPNYDATLTPRFISDRGFLLGGEFRYLQDDHSQQGYAGTIEGAYLANDQGKTSSNPNDPPDAFSGEDRWYLDYRHQGRLSPRLDYQLAYGAASDGRYFDDFGRDFGESDTAYLPRLALFDYSGKTWQLEARAQGYQRLDYPLAERDKPFYRLPSLTANARWDQDSGFYQQWRSNATYFWRDVIEQQVPLREAATGSRVHLAPALGWRGDPSWGFLEPKVELLHTAYELDYGNLNTDRDTTLSRTVPVSSLDSGLVFERDLSAFGDGYRQTLEPRLNYAYVPAEDQQAFPDFDTNEQAFSWGQLWSPYRFSGVDRVGDLNRLSAGLSSRFLEDDSGRQRLDIGVGQGFYFEDRSIDMNGDPDTLPDRDTNYAAWYRATRDRTPLVTNIDWQISDYWSTRYAWLYDTERQVTERNGVDLAYRDPRGHVLNLGYRWELQGFDPSADDPEDRLGYNREEFDVSFALRASKQVDLIGRYLYDNTNGRSLERLAGVQWNDCCYGLQLVWRDWVEDNDTANTTADDYTDRGIFLRFIFKGLGGVGQEADSYFERAIPGYRSTAF; this is encoded by the coding sequence ATGGGCAAGCGACTCTACTGGACTGCCCTGGCCGGTCTCACCGCCGTCGCCGGCGGCAATGCCCTGGCAGCGCCTCCGGCGCCCCTGCCAGCGGAACAGCTCGACTGGCAACCCTGGGGCGATGATGCGCCGTCGGATGCGCTGTGCCGCGGCCACTACGTGATGCCGGCATATCGGCTTCCGGCCGCCGACACCCCCGGCGATATCCGTTCCTCCTCGGATCGGGCCCGCTATGGCGAAGACGGCTCGGTGAGTCTGGCCGGCGAGGTACTGCTGCGCCGCGGTAACAGCCAGGTCGAGGCCCCTGCGGTGCGCGTGGGTCCTGCACGCGAGCGTGCCCAGGTGACGGGGCCGCTGGCTCTGCGCGATCAGGGGCTGCTGGTGCGCGGCGACGCCGCCGAAGTGGCACTGCAAAGCGATGCGGCGTCGGTCGATGGCGCGCACTATGTGGCCCATGAGGCTCGCCTGCGCGGCGACGCCCAGCGGCTGGCCCGTCTCGAAGACGGCCGCTATCAGCTCACCGACGCCAGTTTCACCACCTGTGAGCCGGGTAGTCAGGCGTGGCGACTGGTAGGCAACGACATCATGCTGGATCGCGAGAAGGGGTACGGGACCGCGACTCATGCTCGCCTCGAGGTCCAGGATGTGCCGGTCTTCTACTGGCCTTGGGTGCGCTTCCCGATCGATGATCGACGCCAGAGTGGCTTCCTGTGGCCGGTGATCAGTGCCTCGGGCGATGGCCTCGACTATTCCCAGCCCTATTACTTCAACCTGGCGCCGAATTATGACGCGACCCTGACGCCGCGCTTCATCAGCGATCGTGGCTTCCTGCTGGGCGGCGAGTTCCGCTATTTGCAGGATGACCATTCACAACAGGGCTATGCCGGCACGATCGAGGGCGCCTATCTTGCCAATGATCAGGGCAAGACCTCCTCCAACCCCAACGATCCGCCGGATGCCTTCAGCGGTGAGGATCGCTGGTACCTGGACTATCGCCATCAGGGCCGTCTGAGCCCACGGCTGGACTACCAGCTCGCTTACGGTGCAGCCAGCGATGGGCGCTACTTCGATGATTTCGGACGCGATTTCGGCGAATCCGATACCGCCTACCTGCCGCGACTGGCGCTGTTCGACTACAGCGGAAAGACCTGGCAGCTCGAAGCCCGCGCCCAGGGGTATCAGCGGCTCGACTACCCGCTGGCCGAGCGTGACAAGCCGTTCTACCGCCTGCCGAGCCTGACCGCCAATGCCCGCTGGGATCAGGACAGTGGCTTCTATCAGCAGTGGCGCTCCAATGCGACTTACTTCTGGCGTGATGTCATCGAGCAGCAAGTGCCGTTGCGCGAGGCCGCGACCGGTAGCCGTGTGCATTTGGCGCCGGCGCTTGGTTGGCGCGGCGATCCCAGCTGGGGCTTTCTGGAGCCCAAGGTCGAGCTGCTGCACACCGCCTATGAGCTCGACTACGGCAACCTGAATACCGATCGTGACACCACGCTTTCGCGGACCGTGCCGGTCAGCTCGCTGGATAGCGGCCTGGTCTTCGAGCGTGATCTTTCGGCCTTCGGTGATGGCTACCGACAGACCCTGGAGCCGCGCCTCAACTATGCCTATGTGCCGGCCGAGGATCAGCAGGCGTTTCCAGATTTCGATACCAACGAGCAGGCCTTCTCCTGGGGGCAGCTGTGGTCGCCGTATCGCTTCTCCGGTGTGGACCGGGTGGGCGATCTTAACCGCCTATCGGCCGGCCTCAGTTCCCGGTTCCTCGAGGATGACAGTGGCCGCCAGCGCCTCGATATCGGTGTCGGCCAGGGGTTCTACTTCGAAGATCGCAGTATCGACATGAACGGCGACCCGGATACGCTCCCGGATCGCGACACCAATTACGCGGCCTGGTATCGCGCGACCCGGGACCGTACGCCGCTGGTGACGAATATCGACTGGCAGATCAGCGATTACTGGAGCACCCGCTACGCCTGGCTCTATGACACCGAGCGGCAAGTGACCGAGCGCAACGGGGTCGACCTAGCCTACCGGGATCCCCGCGGCCATGTACTGAACCTCGGGTATCGCTGGGAGCTGCAGGGCTTCGACCCCTCTGCCGACGACCCCGAGGATCGGCTCGGCTACAACCGCGAAGAGTTCGATGTCTCCTTCGCCCTGCGAGCCAGTAAACAAGTCGACCTGATCGGCCGCTACCTGTATGACAACACCAACGGCCGCTCCCTGGAGCGCCTGGCGGGTGTGCAGTGGAACGACTGCTGCTATGGTCTGCAGCTGGTATGGCGTGACTGGGTCGAGGACAACGACACCGCCAATACCACCGCCGACGACTACACCGATCGCGGCATCTTCCTGCGCTTCATCTTCAAGGGCCTCGGCGGAGTGGGCCAGGAAGCCGACAGTTACTTCGAGCGGGCCATTCCCGGCTATCGCTCCACCGCCTTTTGA
- a CDS encoding aminoglycoside phosphotransferase family protein, whose product MTSADPARLGPLTAWAAEQYGLAPDALRLTLAAGDASFRRYYRLTLPDGATRILMDAPPAQEDSRPFLAIATDWLAAGLPVPRVHHADLDMGFLALDDLGDTPLQNSFTSCKATLDGFDKAITLIHELQAKAPKDALPIYDAALLTRELELFPEWCLDGLLGIASPPGWTTLVTQLVDSALEQPRFVVHRDFDAMNLMLEDDALVLIDFQDAVAGPLTYDFISLTRGRYRRFDATTLHHWQAAFRESAIVDGRLDPAIDAERFHFWCDAMAAQRSLKVLGIFCRLTLRDGKAGYLARLPHFLAHLDDSLAPWPAFVDLRHWLHSTFTPALEEALASRSIEAPASEVMTQEATA is encoded by the coding sequence ATGACCTCGGCAGACCCCGCGCGCCTTGGCCCCCTCACCGCCTGGGCGGCCGAGCAATACGGCCTGGCCCCCGACGCGCTAAGGCTGACCCTCGCCGCCGGCGACGCCAGCTTTCGCCGCTATTATCGTCTGACGCTGCCTGACGGTGCCACCCGCATCCTGATGGACGCCCCGCCGGCGCAAGAAGACAGCCGGCCTTTTCTTGCCATCGCCACCGACTGGCTGGCCGCCGGGCTACCGGTACCGCGAGTGCATCACGCGGATCTGGACATGGGCTTCCTGGCACTCGATGACCTGGGCGACACCCCACTGCAGAATAGCTTCACTTCATGCAAGGCCACTCTCGACGGCTTCGATAAGGCCATCACCCTGATCCATGAGCTCCAGGCCAAGGCCCCTAAGGATGCCCTGCCGATCTATGATGCAGCGCTGCTCACTCGCGAGCTCGAGCTGTTTCCCGAATGGTGCCTGGATGGCCTGCTGGGCATCGCTTCGCCGCCCGGCTGGACGACGCTGGTCACCCAACTGGTAGACAGCGCCCTGGAGCAGCCGCGCTTCGTCGTGCACCGGGACTTCGATGCCATGAACCTGATGCTCGAAGACGACGCCCTGGTGCTGATCGACTTCCAGGACGCCGTGGCCGGCCCGCTGACCTATGACTTCATCTCGCTGACCCGCGGGCGCTATCGGCGCTTCGACGCCACGACCCTCCACCACTGGCAGGCGGCCTTTCGCGAGAGTGCCATCGTCGACGGCCGCCTCGACCCGGCCATCGACGCCGAACGCTTCCACTTCTGGTGCGATGCCATGGCGGCCCAGCGCAGCCTCAAGGTGCTCGGCATCTTCTGTCGCCTGACCCTGCGCGACGGCAAGGCTGGCTACCTCGCGCGCCTGCCCCACTTTCTTGCACATCTGGATGACAGCCTGGCTCCCTGGCCCGCCTTCGTCGACTTGCGCCACTGGCTTCATTCAACCTTCACCCCGGCACTCGAGGAAGCCCTGGCGTCGCGCAGCATCGAGGCACCGGCCAGTGAGGTGATGACTCAGGAGGCGACGGCATGA
- the murU gene encoding N-acetylmuramate alpha-1-phosphate uridylyltransferase MurU — MKAMILAAGLGKRMRPLTDSCPKPLLPVAGKPLIVHHLERLAAAGITDVVINVSYRAEQIIEALGDGAAHGVSIAWSREDSPLETGGGIQKALPLLGEAPFLLINGDVWCAPDLTRLPTLDGDLAHLWLVDNPDQHPDGDFHLDAAGRVDASGAPRLTFAGLSLIDPALLANQAPGAFALAPLLRDAMAAGRVAGHHHHGAWVDVGTPERLAELDTRLRAMAE, encoded by the coding sequence ATGAAGGCGATGATCCTGGCGGCGGGACTTGGCAAGCGCATGCGTCCGCTGACCGACAGCTGCCCCAAACCGCTGCTGCCGGTAGCCGGCAAACCGCTGATCGTTCACCACCTCGAGCGCCTGGCCGCCGCCGGCATTACCGATGTGGTGATCAACGTCAGTTACCGGGCCGAACAGATCATCGAGGCGCTGGGCGACGGTGCGGCCCATGGCGTCAGCATCGCCTGGAGCCGGGAAGACAGCCCGCTAGAGACCGGCGGCGGCATACAGAAGGCGCTGCCGCTGCTCGGCGAAGCGCCCTTCCTGCTGATCAACGGCGACGTCTGGTGCGCGCCGGATCTCACAAGACTGCCTACGCTTGATGGGGATCTCGCCCACCTGTGGCTGGTCGACAACCCCGACCAGCACCCGGACGGCGACTTCCACCTGGATGCCGCGGGTCGAGTAGATGCCAGCGGCGCGCCGCGCCTGACCTTCGCCGGCCTCAGCTTGATCGACCCAGCGCTATTGGCCAACCAGGCACCCGGCGCCTTCGCCCTGGCGCCTCTGCTGCGGGACGCCATGGCCGCGGGGCGGGTGGCGGGCCACCACCATCACGGCGCCTGGGTCGATGTCGGCACGCCTGAGCGTCTAGCCGAACTGGATACCCGGCTGCGTGCCATGGCAGAGTAA
- a CDS encoding OsmC family protein, producing the protein MKASVKWTDGRQFVAESGSGHSVVIDGPPDHGGRDTGPRPMEMMLMGLGACTSFDVLQILEKSRAPISDCVASVEAERADSVPSVFTKIHVHFTVTGKGLKEKQVERAVALSAEKYCSASIMLTNGGVEVTHSVTIVEE; encoded by the coding sequence ATGAAAGCCAGCGTCAAGTGGACCGACGGCCGTCAGTTCGTCGCCGAATCGGGTAGCGGCCACAGCGTGGTTATCGATGGCCCCCCCGACCACGGCGGCCGCGACACCGGCCCCCGCCCCATGGAGATGATGCTGATGGGGCTCGGCGCCTGCACGTCCTTCGACGTGCTGCAGATTCTTGAGAAGTCGCGCGCCCCAATCAGCGACTGCGTAGCCAGCGTCGAGGCCGAACGCGCCGACAGCGTGCCCAGCGTCTTCACCAAGATCCATGTGCATTTCACGGTTACCGGTAAAGGCCTCAAGGAGAAGCAGGTCGAGCGGGCGGTGGCGCTATCGGCAGAAAAATACTGCAGCGCCTCCATCATGCTCACCAACGGCGGCGTCGAAGTGACACACTCCGTCACTATCGTAGAAGAGTGA
- the speD gene encoding adenosylmethionine decarboxylase has protein sequence MSNNLRLHGFNNLTSSLSFNIYDICYAKTEEQRRAYIDYIDELYNAERLTQILKDVTNIIGAHVLNISRQDYEPHGASVTILIAEHELEDPAPEQTEPGPGPLPQTVVGHLDKSHVTVHSYPESHPDNGISTFRLDIDVSTCGMISPLKALNYLIHSFDSDIVTMDYRVRGFTRDVDGKKLFIDHDITSIQDYLAEDTKNAYQMVDVNVYQENMFHTKMLLKDFELDNYLFGTSRRDLTFEEARNIESRLRKEMLEIFYSRNMD, from the coding sequence GTGAGCAACAATCTCCGACTCCACGGCTTCAACAACCTGACCAGTTCGTTGAGCTTCAACATCTACGACATCTGCTACGCCAAGACCGAAGAGCAGCGTCGGGCTTACATCGATTACATCGATGAGCTCTACAACGCCGAACGGCTGACGCAGATCCTCAAGGATGTCACCAACATCATCGGCGCCCATGTGCTCAATATCTCGCGTCAGGACTACGAGCCCCACGGTGCCAGCGTGACCATCCTGATCGCCGAGCACGAGCTCGAGGACCCTGCGCCGGAGCAGACGGAGCCTGGCCCGGGCCCGCTACCGCAAACCGTGGTCGGTCATCTGGACAAGAGTCACGTCACGGTACACAGCTACCCGGAATCCCACCCGGACAACGGCATCAGCACCTTCCGCCTGGACATCGACGTCTCGACCTGCGGCATGATTAGCCCCCTCAAGGCACTGAACTACCTGATCCACAGCTTCGATTCCGACATCGTCACCATGGACTACCGGGTGCGCGGTTTCACCCGCGACGTCGACGGCAAGAAGCTGTTCATCGACCACGACATTACCTCGATCCAGGACTACCTGGCCGAGGACACCAAGAACGCCTATCAGATGGTCGACGTCAACGTCTATCAGGAAAACATGTTCCACACCAAGATGTTGCTGAAGGACTTCGAACTCGACAACTATTTGTTCGGCACCTCGCGTCGTGACCTCACCTTCGAGGAAGCCCGCAACATCGAGAGTCGCCTGCGCAAGGAGATGCTCGAAATCTTCTACTCGCGCAATATGGACTGA
- the coq7 gene encoding 2-polyprenyl-3-methyl-6-methoxy-1,4-benzoquinone monooxygenase: MNRQFSRNDHLIQQFDTILRTLVPHAAQPSRPSPSAGVQDGELDEAERAHAVGLMRINHTGEVCAQALYQGQGLTAKLADIRSQMEQAAQEEIDHLAWCDARLEELDGRTSLLNPLFYGASFGLGAVAGAVGDRVSLGFVAATEEQVGDHLDEHLEALPSGDRRSRAVLEKMREDEAHHERWALEAGGAEFPAPVKAGMRLMSKLMTTSVYRL; encoded by the coding sequence ATGAATCGCCAGTTTTCCCGCAATGACCACCTGATCCAGCAGTTCGATACCATTCTGCGCACCCTGGTGCCGCATGCCGCCCAGCCGTCGCGGCCTAGCCCGTCCGCCGGCGTTCAGGACGGCGAGCTAGATGAAGCCGAGCGCGCTCACGCCGTGGGGTTGATGCGCATCAACCACACCGGCGAGGTCTGCGCACAGGCGCTTTATCAGGGGCAGGGGCTGACCGCCAAGCTGGCTGACATCCGCAGCCAGATGGAGCAGGCCGCTCAGGAAGAGATCGACCACCTGGCCTGGTGCGATGCCCGCCTCGAGGAACTCGATGGTCGCACCAGCCTGCTCAACCCGCTTTTCTACGGGGCATCCTTCGGTCTCGGTGCGGTGGCCGGCGCCGTGGGCGACCGGGTCAGCCTGGGCTTCGTCGCCGCCACCGAGGAGCAGGTCGGCGACCATCTCGACGAGCACCTCGAGGCATTGCCGTCGGGCGATCGCCGCTCCCGGGCGGTGCTCGAGAAAATGCGCGAGGACGAGGCCCACCACGAACGCTGGGCCCTGGAAGCCGGCGGCGCGGAGTTCCCGGCGCCGGTCAAGGCCGGCATGCGGCTGATGTCCAAGCTGATGACCACCAGCGTTTACCGGCTCTAG
- a CDS encoding histidine triad nucleotide-binding protein → MDCLFCKIINREIPADIVYEDDDVLAFNDINPQAPTHQLVIPKRHISTLNDIAEQDLALIGRLQYTAATLARQAGFADEGYRVVMNCNERGGQTVYHVHMHLMGGRDFTWPAG, encoded by the coding sequence ATGGATTGCCTGTTCTGCAAGATCATCAACCGCGAGATTCCCGCCGATATCGTCTATGAAGACGATGACGTGCTGGCCTTCAACGATATCAATCCCCAGGCGCCGACCCACCAGTTGGTGATTCCCAAGCGCCATATCTCGACCCTCAACGACATTGCCGAGCAGGACCTGGCGCTGATCGGTCGCTTGCAGTACACCGCGGCAACCCTGGCCAGGCAGGCGGGCTTCGCCGATGAAGGCTACCGGGTGGTGATGAACTGCAACGAGCGGGGTGGGCAGACGGTTTATCATGTCCACATGCACCTGATGGGCGGTCGCGACTTCACCTGGCCGGCGGGGTAA
- a CDS encoding phosphoribulokinase, with protein sequence MSREYPIIAVTGSSGAGTTTVRRTFERMFAREDVHAATVDGDAFHRYTKDELSRIFREEPERTDELSHFAVEANLLEHLEALFQEYGDQGSGTFRHYIHAEDKRMIELGHQVGTFTDWQPLPSGTDLLFYEGLHGGLVTAEHDIARHVDLLVGVAPTMNLEWIQKIDRDTKLRGYSQEAVIDTILGRMHDYVRYIQPQFSRTHINFQRVPTVDTSNPFEVQDIPTDAESFVVIRFRDPSTVDFPYLLAMIQDAFMSRPHTLVVPGARMPLAMELILGPLVRHLLAQRRFR encoded by the coding sequence ATGTCCCGGGAATATCCGATCATCGCCGTGACCGGCTCCAGCGGCGCAGGCACCACCACGGTGCGGCGCACCTTCGAGCGCATGTTTGCTCGCGAAGATGTGCATGCCGCGACCGTGGATGGCGATGCCTTCCATCGCTACACCAAGGACGAGCTGTCGCGGATCTTCCGCGAGGAGCCCGAGCGCACCGACGAGCTGTCCCACTTTGCGGTGGAAGCCAACCTGCTCGAGCATCTCGAGGCGCTGTTCCAGGAATATGGCGATCAGGGCTCCGGCACCTTCCGGCACTATATCCACGCCGAAGACAAGCGGATGATCGAGCTTGGCCATCAGGTCGGTACCTTCACCGACTGGCAGCCGCTGCCCAGCGGCACCGATCTTCTGTTCTACGAGGGGCTTCACGGCGGCCTGGTCACCGCCGAGCATGACATCGCTCGCCATGTCGATCTGCTGGTGGGCGTGGCGCCGACCATGAACCTTGAGTGGATACAGAAGATCGATCGCGACACCAAGCTGCGCGGTTACTCCCAGGAAGCGGTGATCGACACCATCCTTGGGCGCATGCATGACTACGTCCGCTATATACAGCCGCAGTTTTCGCGCACCCATATCAACTTCCAGCGGGTGCCCACGGTGGATACCTCCAACCCCTTCGAGGTCCAGGATATCCCCACCGATGCCGAGTCCTTCGTGGTGATCCGTTTCCGCGATCCGTCCACGGTGGACTTCCCGTACCTGCTGGCGATGATCCAGGATGCCTTCATGAGCCGTCCCCACACCCTAGTGGTGCCCGGGGCGCGCATGCCGCTGGCCATGGAATTGATTCTGGGCCCGCTGGTTCGCCACCTGTTAGCCCAGCGGCGTTTCCGCTAG
- a CDS encoding thioesterase family protein — MSRVRLEFPTDAILHRHSLSVRITDMNYGRHLGHDALVSLLHEARTEALASRGLREWDLGGCPSVVADLAIQYQGEAAWPDMLIVETAIPPVDGKSLCVYHRVVREHDQRPVATARLNLVLLDPASGKPVPVPAGVQDSLSPAGPSFEGDA; from the coding sequence ATGTCACGAGTACGCCTGGAATTTCCGACAGACGCCATCCTGCACCGCCACTCCCTGTCGGTACGCATCACCGACATGAACTACGGTCGTCACCTTGGCCACGATGCCCTGGTGTCGCTGTTGCATGAGGCGAGAACTGAAGCACTGGCCTCCCGCGGGCTCAGGGAATGGGATCTCGGCGGCTGCCCCAGTGTGGTTGCCGATCTTGCTATCCAGTATCAGGGCGAGGCCGCCTGGCCCGACATGCTGATCGTCGAGACCGCGATTCCTCCCGTCGACGGCAAGTCGCTGTGTGTCTATCACCGGGTGGTGCGTGAGCATGACCAGCGGCCCGTCGCTACTGCCCGGCTCAACCTGGTATTGCTCGACCCCGCGTCTGGCAAGCCTGTCCCGGTGCCCGCCGGCGTGCAAGACTCGCTGTCCCCGGCCGGGCCTTCTTTCGAGGGCGACGCCTGA